A portion of the Paenibacillus marchantiae genome contains these proteins:
- a CDS encoding DUF423 domain-containing protein yields the protein MQTLIVLGSIMMFLAVALGAFGAHALKRRLSADMIKIYETGVQYHLVHGLGIILLGLFADRLEQPSLVLLAGWLLFAGILLFSGSLYVLSVTGVRKLGAITPLGGVAFLVGWVMLLVAAL from the coding sequence ATGCAGACCTTGATTGTACTTGGAAGTATCATGATGTTTCTTGCTGTTGCCCTTGGAGCATTCGGTGCACATGCGCTCAAACGCAGATTGTCTGCTGACATGATCAAAATATACGAGACTGGCGTTCAGTATCACCTTGTTCACGGACTCGGAATCATCCTTCTCGGACTGTTCGCTGATCGACTGGAGCAGCCTTCTCTTGTGTTGCTGGCTGGATGGCTGCTATTCGCCGGCATCCTCTTGTTCTCGGGCAGTCTGTATGTCCTAAGCGTAACTGGCGTTCGAAAACTGGGGGCGATCACACCCCTTGGCGGAGTAGCATTTTTGGTCGGTTGGGTAATGTTATTAGTCGCCGCTTTGTAA
- a CDS encoding GNAT family N-acetyltransferase: MDMMKIQANTLYTMDNQKRLLSINEPDGGQAPALFIGITSVGQCSYYHEQLPFTLIEELGCDAKLPLDIAKLIRRVETFKPVKSAWMGPAYTFPEKFDEWHPNVQLIESHGAFLLEEHFPDLIEQLQEKMPIAAYVMQNSAVAVCCSARVSQQGAEASLYTAPNFRGQGYAAEAVKCWKYHVKESGRIPIYSTSWDNIASQTVARKLGLIQFGVDFSITTSS, encoded by the coding sequence ATGGATATGATGAAAATTCAGGCAAATACATTGTATACGATGGACAATCAGAAGCGTCTGTTAAGTATTAACGAGCCGGATGGTGGGCAGGCTCCAGCCTTATTTATTGGAATAACTTCTGTCGGGCAATGTTCCTACTATCATGAGCAGTTGCCGTTCACTCTGATTGAGGAGCTAGGCTGTGATGCTAAGCTTCCGCTCGATATTGCGAAGCTGATTCGGAGAGTGGAGACGTTTAAGCCAGTGAAGAGTGCATGGATGGGCCCGGCTTATACATTTCCCGAGAAGTTCGATGAATGGCATCCAAATGTTCAGCTTATAGAGAGTCATGGTGCTTTTTTGCTGGAAGAGCATTTTCCTGATTTAATAGAACAACTGCAAGAGAAAATGCCCATTGCCGCTTATGTTATGCAGAATTCGGCTGTTGCTGTATGTTGTTCAGCCCGTGTATCCCAACAGGGTGCTGAGGCTAGTCTGTATACGGCGCCTAATTTCAGAGGACAGGGTTATGCAGCAGAAGCTGTAAAGTGCTGGAAGTATCATGTTAAAGAGAGCGGGCGCATTCCAATCTATAGTACATCATGGGATAATATAGCTTCGCAGACTGTTGCCCGGAAGTTGGGACTAATCCAGTTTGGTGTGGATTTCAGCATCACGACCTCGTCATAA
- a CDS encoding histidine phosphatase family protein: protein MQSIYLIRHAKATGQELDAELTDEGLRQAEELAEMLAEHPIQYIVSSPWKRALQTAAPLGKTVLQHIHTDERLQERVLSTLHLDNWMDVLERTYTDEDWTEEGGESSRFATARGLEVLDELWSRPEHSGAVITHGNLLSLLIRSHDESFGFEEWKNLSNPDVYVLEKQQGDKVTHSIRRIWRS, encoded by the coding sequence ATGCAGTCTATTTATCTCATTCGTCATGCCAAAGCTACAGGGCAAGAACTGGATGCCGAGCTTACGGATGAAGGACTTCGTCAGGCAGAAGAACTTGCTGAGATGTTGGCGGAGCACCCAATCCAATACATTGTGTCGAGTCCGTGGAAAAGAGCACTTCAAACCGCTGCCCCACTGGGCAAAACCGTCCTGCAACATATACATACGGATGAACGTCTTCAAGAAAGGGTGCTTAGTACCCTTCATCTGGATAACTGGATGGATGTGCTTGAACGTACATACACGGACGAAGACTGGACGGAAGAAGGTGGTGAATCTTCTCGTTTCGCGACAGCCAGGGGCCTTGAGGTGCTGGACGAGCTGTGGAGCCGGCCTGAGCATAGCGGGGCTGTGATTACACACGGTAATCTGTTATCTCTGCTCATTCGCAGCCATGATGAATCCTTTGGATTCGAGGAGTGGAAAAATCTATCTAATCCTGATGTATATGTCCTGGAAAAACAGCAGGGAGATAAAGTCACACACAGCATTCGCCGTATATGGCGAAGTTAA
- a CDS encoding DUF3891 family protein, with protein sequence MIVYEREHDFVLTAQHEHGLVAGEMASHWKTELLTDEAHREDLIFAAKEHDRGWIELDSAPFWNDYSQIPYSFRDFPLRPRFVFYRKGIEEVREKNLYAGLLCSMMYTDLFQKNLGANANDDEDIREYLNDEREHQLRWEQQLGAGEALKLRLKHDLEIMLFCDQLSLFLCMEEPGTPAARYDFFADGLGSTFDACSRQPIQAEWLSNEKVGLSFVPFDEDFTVVMPYKSVPKASIRKFGLLQAYRRAEWKERRVLITGMS encoded by the coding sequence ATGATCGTATATGAGAGAGAGCATGATTTTGTTTTGACCGCACAGCATGAGCATGGATTAGTAGCCGGAGAAATGGCTTCCCATTGGAAAACGGAATTATTAACTGATGAAGCGCATCGAGAAGATCTGATTTTTGCCGCAAAAGAGCATGATCGGGGATGGATTGAACTGGATTCTGCTCCATTCTGGAATGATTATAGTCAGATACCGTATTCGTTTCGTGATTTTCCGCTACGTCCACGATTTGTATTTTACCGTAAAGGTATTGAAGAGGTTCGGGAGAAAAACCTGTACGCCGGGTTGTTGTGCAGCATGATGTATACAGATTTGTTTCAAAAAAACCTGGGTGCTAACGCCAATGATGATGAAGATATCAGGGAGTATCTAAACGATGAACGGGAGCATCAGTTACGTTGGGAACAGCAGCTTGGTGCTGGTGAAGCGTTGAAGCTTAGGCTGAAACATGATTTAGAAATTATGCTATTTTGTGATCAGCTCAGCCTTTTTCTCTGTATGGAGGAACCCGGAACACCTGCTGCACGTTATGATTTTTTCGCTGATGGACTGGGCTCTACCTTCGATGCCTGTTCAAGGCAGCCCATTCAGGCCGAGTGGCTTTCCAATGAGAAAGTCGGATTGTCTTTTGTGCCGTTTGATGAGGACTTTACAGTCGTTATGCCTTACAAATCGGTACCGAAAGCAAGTATCCGCAAATTTGGTCTGCTGCAGGCTTATCGCCGTGCCGAGTGGAAAGAGCGCCGGGTGTTAATTACAGGCATGAGCTGA
- the coaA gene encoding type I pantothenate kinase → MNLYSPYTEFNRKEWADLKKYQTTLPLTTAELEQLKGLNEEVSIQEVEDIYLPLTHFIDLYAGASRELNRLTASFLKKEAHHAPYIIGIGGSVAVGKSTTARLLQAMLARGKGNPKVDLVTTDGFLYPNAVLQEKGIMNRKGFPESYDIKSLIQFMGDVKSGKPEVMAPVYSHLAYDVIAGEENAICQPDILIIEGINVLQVKKETPLLVSDFFDFSIYIDAEEEHIRHWYIERFKLLRNTAFQNENSFFHSRFANLEEDEAVLTASQIWKDINAKNLHENILPTKGRARLILKKEADHSIQRIQLRKL, encoded by the coding sequence ATGAATTTATACTCTCCTTACACCGAGTTTAACCGCAAGGAATGGGCTGACTTGAAGAAATATCAGACCACTCTTCCACTAACGACAGCGGAATTGGAACAGCTAAAGGGATTAAATGAAGAGGTATCCATTCAAGAAGTTGAGGATATTTATCTACCTCTTACCCACTTTATTGACTTATATGCAGGAGCTTCACGAGAGCTGAATCGCTTAACGGCATCTTTTTTAAAAAAAGAAGCACATCACGCTCCCTACATTATCGGTATTGGGGGCAGTGTTGCCGTGGGCAAAAGTACAACTGCCCGCCTGCTTCAGGCTATGCTGGCCAGAGGCAAAGGAAATCCAAAGGTGGATCTGGTCACTACGGATGGTTTCCTGTATCCCAATGCCGTGTTGCAAGAAAAAGGCATCATGAACCGAAAGGGATTCCCGGAAAGTTATGATATCAAGTCACTGATTCAGTTCATGGGTGATGTCAAATCGGGCAAACCCGAAGTGATGGCTCCCGTATACTCCCATCTTGCCTACGACGTCATTGCAGGTGAAGAGAATGCCATATGTCAGCCGGATATCCTCATTATTGAAGGAATTAACGTGCTCCAGGTCAAAAAGGAAACCCCACTGTTGGTCAGTGATTTTTTTGACTTCTCCATCTATATCGATGCAGAAGAGGAGCATATCCGCCACTGGTACATTGAGCGTTTCAAGCTGCTACGCAATACAGCTTTTCAGAATGAGAATTCCTTCTTCCACAGCCGTTTTGCCAATCTGGAAGAAGATGAGGCTGTTCTTACGGCAAGTCAGATCTGGAAAGATATCAATGCCAAAAATCTGCACGAAAACATCCTGCCAACCAAAGGACGAGCCAGACTGATTCTGAAAAAGGAAGCGGACCATTCGATTCAGCGCATCCAATTGCGTAAGCTGTAA
- the murI gene encoding glutamate racemase, whose protein sequence is MRGSRNLKEYVIEVKPLKKKIAFFDSGIGGLTVLHKALHQFPEEAFLYYADTLHVPYGTKSADEVRGHIFNCVEAIVQENVQAIVIACNTATSLTVKDLRAKYDIPVIGMEPAVKPAVEMNRRSGKRVLVFATALTLSQTKYHELVSRVDDHHSVDSIPLPELVEWCEQLDFDPQKIAAYFRLKLADLDLNLYGTVVLGCTHYPFYTSILRTVLPDHIQIIDGSTGTVNRLKQLLGLADQKGVWTEEKVTFLSSSGRSEDRENMRIALKYLEKH, encoded by the coding sequence ATGAGAGGTTCCAGGAACCTGAAAGAATACGTTATAGAGGTGAAACCCTTGAAGAAGAAAATTGCATTTTTTGACTCGGGAATCGGTGGTTTAACCGTCTTGCATAAAGCTTTGCATCAATTCCCTGAAGAAGCGTTTCTGTATTATGCCGATACATTGCATGTTCCTTATGGGACCAAGTCCGCCGATGAGGTTAGAGGACATATCTTCAATTGTGTGGAGGCTATTGTTCAGGAAAATGTGCAAGCGATTGTGATTGCCTGCAATACAGCGACCAGTCTGACCGTGAAGGATTTACGTGCCAAGTATGATATCCCCGTTATCGGGATGGAGCCTGCTGTGAAACCAGCTGTGGAAATGAATCGAAGAAGCGGCAAAAGAGTGCTTGTATTTGCTACAGCCCTGACTTTGAGTCAAACGAAATATCATGAATTGGTATCCCGTGTGGATGATCACCACAGTGTCGATTCCATTCCATTACCTGAACTTGTGGAGTGGTGTGAGCAGTTGGACTTTGATCCACAGAAGATTGCGGCGTATTTCCGCCTTAAACTGGCTGATCTTGATCTGAACTTATACGGTACAGTTGTGCTTGGCTGCACGCATTACCCGTTTTACACATCGATTCTTCGTACGGTTCTACCAGATCATATTCAGATTATTGATGGCAGTACGGGAACAGTTAACCGCTTGAAGCAGCTTCTTGGGTTGGCAGATCAAAAGGGTGTGTGGACAGAGGAAAAGGTTACTTTTCTTAGTTCATCTGGCCGTTCGGAAGACCGGGAGAACATGCGAATTGCACTCAAATATCTGGAGAAGCATTGA